The Raphanus sativus cultivar WK10039 chromosome 6, ASM80110v3, whole genome shotgun sequence sequence CAATCTCCCTGACGAGCCAGTCAAGACAAGGATACGCAAAGTAGAGGATGAGAAACGACGGTAGAGCCAGCAGGAGAGTGACTAGAATGTACATAACCAAAATGGCTGCACAGATAGGTACTGCGTAGAGTATTATCAGCAAGCACATGACCACCAACGGGAACTTTGCTGTCAACTGGACAAAGAAAACCAGAGACTTCCTCAGTGAAGTCTGCACGTTGTCCCTATGATGACGGTGGTGGAGAcatggagatggaggaggaggaggaggctctCTTTGATGATCATCCGTTTGAGAAGTGCGTCTCTCGCCGTTCATCCTCTCGACCATCCAGAGCACAAAGTAGTTCTTGTGAGGGAACCTGAGGGCTCCTTTGAAGACGAGACGGAAGGAGAGTTTGTTGCACCAGGGGCACGAGATGAAGAGAGGGAGCTGGACCGGGTGGGTAGGTAGCTTCACGATAGCCCACTGGAGGCCCAAGATGCAGTTCTTGCACATGGTGTGGCCGCACCAGAGCACGTAGGGAACGTTCTCGACAATGTTGAATGACTCCCAGCAAATGGGACACTCGAGACCTTCTTCCTCTTTGCTGCTTCCTACAGAGGAGGATTCGTCATCAGAACATTCATCATGAGCATGGACATCATGGACTGGTCTTCTTGTTTCGTGGTGTTTCGGTCCGGTGAGATAGCTGGAGGCTAGGTTCCACATCCTGGTGTCAGGGATGGATAACATGAGAAATGCCTTCTT is a genomic window containing:
- the LOC108811550 gene encoding uncharacterized protein LOC108811550 isoform X2, giving the protein MWNLASSYLTGPKHHETRRPVHDVHAHDECSDDESSSVGSSKEEEGLECPICWESFNIVENVPYVLWCGHTMCKNCILGLQWAIVKLPTHPVQLPLFISCPWCNKLSFRLVFKGALRFPHKNYFVLWMVERMNGERRTSQTDDHQREPPPPPPSPCLHHRHHRDNVQTSLRKSLVFFVQLTAKFPLVVMCLLIILYAVPICAAILVMYILVTLLLALPSFLILYFAYPCLDWLVREIVT
- the LOC108811550 gene encoding uncharacterized protein LOC108811550 isoform X1; protein product: MLSIPDTRMWNLASSYLTGPKHHETRRPVHDVHAHDECSDDESSSVGSSKEEEGLECPICWESFNIVENVPYVLWCGHTMCKNCILGLQWAIVKLPTHPVQLPLFISCPWCNKLSFRLVFKGALRFPHKNYFVLWMVERMNGERRTSQTDDHQREPPPPPPSPCLHHRHHRDNVQTSLRKSLVFFVQLTAKFPLVVMCLLIILYAVPICAAILVMYILVTLLLALPSFLILYFAYPCLDWLVREIVT